From Anabrus simplex isolate iqAnaSimp1 chromosome 11, ASM4041472v1, whole genome shotgun sequence, a single genomic window includes:
- the LOC136883583 gene encoding zinc finger protein 235 — MENGSGSDPVHHPEVAGIHGTTLQFATDQTVRVVPTAQLMSPSAEGTGVQVGWGGALLQFNSMPQEGKSEINNTENPLAFEEICIKPEDVKMSGSPNPLSEDISSQEGIAVDTVPACDNGIPSEQPDDFKELGQLATFLRNSLSSEEHSRFENPVESNAGHERLLHELVENNLNTNHGVSKVEEGVQNNTFHEDKQQGLVSFEKEFISFIGKESVDPAPAAQSSGVAGRFVGIGDTLDKQDSNSAENESPCSGGSQGSSSEPFLLGANWTVGRDGRRFTSCPICSRTFYKMHGLAAHYAAHTAPKSFPCSSCDKRFSTAAYLKAHMVVHTGKKEAQPRKPQKNFGKWFGCMKCSIGFTASSGLKKHRCGPESAIASCSGCGRVYKGSGALSLHMRFHCPLTKTKVCDLCGKCFDCPEKLTKHRKRHSGSHPYSCLACSSWFKSREGVNKHSVQHAVKQQELSSNPQSDN, encoded by the coding sequence ATGGAGAATGGCAGTGGATCTGATCCGGTGCATCATCCAGAGGTGGCAGGAATTCACGGgacaacactccagtttgccaccgACCAAACCGTCCGCGTAGTGCCGACCGCCCAGCTGATGTCTCCGAGTGCTGAGGGAACTGGAGTTCAGGTCGGATGGGGAGGAGCTTTGTTGCAGTTTAATTCCATGCCTCAGGAAGGGAAAAGTGAAATCAATAACACAGAGAACCCACTTGCGTTCGAGGAAATTTGCATCAAACCTGAAGATGTCAAAATGTCAGGTTCACCTAATCCTCTCTCTGAGGATATTTCAAGTCAGGAGGGTATAGCAGTAGACACAGTACCAGCCTGCGATAATGGTATACCCTCAGAACAGCCCGATGACTTCAAAGAGTTGGGTCAGTTAGCGACATTCCTCAGAAATAGTTTATCATCCGAAGAACACAGCCGATTTGAAAACCCTGTTGAGAGCAACGCAGGGCATGAAAGATTATTACACGAGCTCGTAGAAAACAACCTAAATACAAACCACGGCGTTTCTAAAGTCGAGGAGGGAGTCCAGAATAATACTTTTCACGAAGATAAGCAACAAGGTTTGGTCAGTTTTGAGAAGGAGTTCATTTCTTTCATCGGCAAAGAATCAGTGGATCCAGCTCCTGCAGCGCAGTCTTCTGGCGTGGCTGGAAGGTTTGTTGGGATCGGGGATACACTTGACAAGCAAGACAGCAATTCTGCTGAGAATGAATCACCGTGCAGTGGAGGATCACAGGGCAGCTCGAGTGAGCCCTTTCTTTTAGGGGCCAATTGGACTGTAGGCCGTGACGGTCGTAGGTTCACATCCTGTCCGATCTGCTCTCGCACATTCTACAAGATGCACGGCCTGGCGGCACATTATGCTGCCCACACAGCACCGAAATCTTTCCCCTGTTCGTCTTGTGACAAACGGTTTTCCACAGCCGCCTATCTGAAGGCCCACATGGTAGTTCACACTGGCAAGAAAGAAGCACAACCACGCAAGCCGCAGAAGAACTTCGGAAAATGGTTCGGCTGCATGAAGTGCTCGATAGGGTTTACGGCAAGTAGTGGGCTGAAGAAACACCGCTGCGGTCCAGAGAGTGCCATTGCGTCCTGTTCAGGCTGCGGCAGAGTCTACAAAGGGAGCGGGGCCCTTTCCTTGCACATGAGATTCCATTGCCCGCTGACGAAGACCAAAGTCTGTGATTTGTGCGGAAAGTGTTTTGACTGTCCAGAAAAACTGACCAAGCACCGCAAAAGACACTCTGGATCACATCCTTATTCCTGCCTTGCGTGCAGTTCCTGGTTCAAATCCAGAGAAGGGGTCAACAAGCACAGTGTGCAACACGCTGTCAAGCAACAAGAGCTGAGTTCAAACCCACAGTCCGATAATTAA